In one window of Nicotiana tabacum cultivar K326 chromosome 12, ASM71507v2, whole genome shotgun sequence DNA:
- the LOC142167286 gene encoding uncharacterized protein LOC142167286 — translation MAASSSRTMPAPVMAPTKKPKKFAGVDFKRWQQKMFFYLTTLSLQHFISEDVLVLGEETPENERFVVTEAWKRSDFLCINYILSCLEDGLYNVYSVIKISRELWNAPEKKYKTKDVGLKKFVAAKFLDFKMVDGKSVITQVQELQVIIHDLLAEGVDRVNIFIQDIDYFTNYKFMIEGMVINETFQVAAFIEKLPPIWKDFKNYLKHKRKEMTLEYLIVCLRIEEDNKASEKKFCGNSTIIGANIIEEASTSNRKRKKSSGPKNYPSKKKFKGNCHNCGKVGHKVVDCRAPKKDKKKSQANIVEKNDKLRTYVSCYLNAAW, via the coding sequence ATGGCTGCGTCTTCAAGTCGCACAATGCCTGCACCTGTGATGGCACCGACAAAAAAGCCCAAAAAGTTTGCCGGAGTGGacttcaagcgctggcagcagaaaaTGTTCTTCTACCTGACCACACTCAGTTTGCAGCACTTTATCAGTGAGGACGTTCTAGTTTTAGGAGAAGAAACTCCCGAAAATGAACGATTTGTGGTCACGGAGGCATGGAAGCGTTCTGATTTCTTATGCATAAACTATATTTTAAGTTGCTTGGAAGACGGCTTGTACAATGTTTATAGCGTCATAAAAAtatcaagagagttgtggaatgCTCCTGAAAAGAAGTACAAGACTAAAGATGTTGGACTTAAGAAGTTTGTGGCCGCAAAATTTCTGGATTTCAAAATGGTTGACGGCAAATCTGTCATAACGCAAGTCCAAGAATTGCAAGTTATTATTCAtgacctccttgctgaaggtgTAGATCGAGTCAATATTTTTATTCAagatattgattattttactaattataaatttatgATTGAAGGCATGGTCATAAATGAAACGTTTCAAGTTGCGGCATTTATTGAAAAGCTGCCTCCGATATGGAAGGACTTTAAGAATTACTTGAAACATAAGCGCAAGGAGATGACACTTGAATACCTTATTGTTTGTTTACGGATTGAAGAGGATAACAAGGCTTCTGAGAAGAAGTTCTGCGGTAACTCAACAATAATAGGAGCAAATATTATTGAGGAAGCATCTACAAGCAACAGAAAGAGAAAGAAGTCGTCTGGTCCAAAGAATTACCCGAGCAAGAAGAAGTTCAAAGGTAATTGCCACAACTGTGGAAAGGTTGGACATAAAGTTGTGGACTGCCGTGCACCGAAGAAGGACAAGAAGAAGAGTCAAGCAAACATAGTTGAAAAGAATGATAAATTGAGGACTTATGTGTCATGCTATCTGAATGCAGCTTGGTAG